Within Topomyia yanbarensis strain Yona2022 chromosome 2, ASM3024719v1, whole genome shotgun sequence, the genomic segment GAAGCTGAAACACAAACTTTTATTTCACGTCCAATTGTTCTTTCTATCTTAATACTACTTACAATTTAGTATCCGAAAAACCAGAAAGACCGCTAACAGAAACTCTTCCTTCGCTTCAATTTATCCAATCTGTAAATTCAATGTTTATCAATTCTGCCTTCAATTCATCAAACAAATCTACCTGTCCGATCTATACTCTACTCAACGTTCTTCTCTGCTTCACTTCCGATAATTctacaaattatattttttatctttACACCTTCAAACTTTTCTTCACCCGCCGTATATTTTCTATTTCAGCACTCTTCACTTTGTTTTGGTCATTTCCTCGTCTACACTCTCCCTCACCCTAACCCATTTTAGTGTAAATTCAAATGTGGGTTGATGTGGTGCGGCAACCACACAACGGGGGGCTTCTGGGTAAACTTTATACTCAACATGAACCAAAGAACTGGCATCCATGTGCGTACCCGACAATTAATCAAACTGCAATTCCTTGGTCTCAAGCACGCAGAGTACAGTTCGATTTCAACATGGCATCGTTTTCGGATGTTTTTTCACCGATCGTTTTTCTTTTCATGAAGTGGCGTCACTTTTTCGACCGCTTTCGTGATCACAAATGCTGCAATCGTTATGCTCTTTCAGGGATTCAACAACAATAATTCACTCGGAATTCTATTAATTCGAGCGATAAATCGTTCTAATTGATACAGACACAATCCGACGCAAGAAAGGCCAAACATTTGCTGTTCAGAGGAGAATTTTTTAGTGGTAGAAGTACTTGCCATTGGTGGGCCGTGTTGCCAGAAGTTACACCGATAATGCGTATCAGGTAGAAGTAGTTGTTTTCCAGCCTTCAAGAAACTAATAATCACAGTAAGTCAATCCTAAAACGGACAGGTAAGTAGGGCTACAGTTCACACAGCTGGTGGTATATTGTACCGCCCAGCAGATAATTTGGTGCTGCTCTTCGTAGGTGTTAAGTACAGTTAGACACAGGGGGACCTATgaccagcgatgccaaccttccagtttaaactggattcttccagttttttttacaacatccagtcaaacagacaatcggaaaaatcttccagttttttgaaattttagccagttttatccagtttttttaatattcatttatttagttttctttCTAACAAATTGTAACTCGATTCAcagaattttcaagcaagcgatgggatGATGCAGAGTGCCGCAGAATAAGATTTAAATCCACCGTGACCTGAACTCTTTTTATACTACTTGTGAGTAAAACGGTACAAGAATGTACATTTTGATacgatttcaaatgaattttactcaaacataaaggtggcagtacattgtgtcaaatatttACATGAACATTTGTTGTATTCGCAGCTAGTTGCTATACTATCGTAAGAAAGGATTAAGCGCATTCTCAAGTTTAGTAAAGGGTCTTAAATTTACGATTTTGTGGATTTTGTGTAGATTGAAAATcttcaaaacagtaaaattcgactGTAACTATTAGAATTACATTCAAATTCagatgttttaatattttttaaaatttggacaacaatatcaaaaactgactcaaattttcaataaaaggtttggaacatacgtgtttacttaaaattacgttcattgaaTCGTTGACTTAAACATAACAAGAGTATAGTAGGTTTTTTCGAGCATCcagtttttttccagtttttttttcttgaaaggttccagtttttttgaaaaaaatgttggcaacgctgcCTATAACCCAACTATCACAACTCGAAGTGACATGTGTTTGGTATTAGCACTGAGAAGTATTAGCGCAAAAAACCATATTTATATTCATATGACAGTCTACATCCTCTTGTCATATATTCGTAAAGTAGAATCCTAAATGGgatatcataaaaatatttttagttgaaaaaCAGATAACATTCactatataatggaaaaattaGTAACCAATAAGATTATATGTTCAAAATAAAACTAATGCAATTCAGTTAGTGTAGAACGGAACATACAAACTAAACAGGTTTATTTGCACCGCATTAGAAaatggttcgaaatagcaacaTACTAATGGATTTTAGACCTATAGTTAAGGAATGTATAAACATGATAGGAAAATTGTCTGTTTAAATATCATCCAACGATCCATGATGCCTGCGTTTTGTTAGCATGTTTGGGATTAgagaaaataaacgaaaaaagaaACAACACTTTGTTTAGCACTACTGTATCGTTAAAATCTACAACTATTATCTGGTTTGACTACGAACTATATCAGATCTTCACTGGGACAAACTATTCAACCAACACacttactgcccatgatcgcaaatctgTCCCGTAAAGATAGGGAATcctatagaaaacgggacaaatatgcaatCATGGCTGGCTTACTGATCTAAAACTTAAAAGATTAATACAAAACACAAATGTAACCTATTCTAGCACACACACCGACTGCCTATACCAAAAACCTACGCAACTAGACACAACACCAGTCTAAATGCAAAAAACTCACCAATAGGTTCTCTTCTCGGCCAGATGCTGCAGAACTTTCTGCACGATTTCCGTACTGGTGTTTTGACCACCCAAGTCCGGTGTGTGAATTCCGTCAACGTCGATTGTCTTGTGCAGTGCATCGGAAATACTATCGGCATGGTACCGATGGCCCAAATGGTACAGCATGTCGACGGCAGCGTTCAGCATGGCCACCGGGTTGGCCACGTTCTTACCGGCAATGGAAGTGCCAGTGTTACGGGTACCCGGTTCAAAAACCGCGTACtaccgaaagaaaaaaaaaatgtctgcATTTACAAATGAACTGCAAGCGCACTGCGCAACACCTACATGATCGCCGTAGTTCCGACCGGAGAACAGACCAGCACCTCCCACCAAACCGCACAGCACGTTGGAAGTGATGCTACCGTACAGGTTTGTCGTGTTCATCACGTCGAACTGATGCGGGTTGGATACCAGCTGCATACAGCAGTTGTCGATGATCATATCGTTGTGCTGAATGTCCGGATACTCTTTGGCAACATCACGGGCCACCTTCAGAAACATTCCGTCGGCAAGTTTCATAATGTTGGCCTTGTGAATGGTGGTCACCTTCTTGCGATTGTTATTGCGGGCAAACTCGAACGCAAATCGGGCCACTCGAGCCGCATTCTCCACCGTTATCACCTTCATGCTTTCCACCACACCACGGACACTCTCGTGCTCCAGCATAGCATATTCACCCTCCGTATTTTGTCGGATGATGACAACATCCACGTTCTGATGATGCGCGGGGATGGCATTGAACGATTTACAATGCAGCACATTCACGTACAAATCCAGTTCATTTCGGAGAGCCACATTACGCGAAACGATCCCAGTCGATTCCGATTTGGTCTCAATGTTTCCCTTGATAGCTACACCGTTCCGTTTGATAGACATGATAGCGTACTCCAGATCTTCGTTTCCCTCGCTCGCCGGATCGATGTCTACAATTTCAAAATCCACCGGTACACCGGCAAACCGGAATACCTCTCTAACGTAGTTCATCAGCTCCGGCCCAATACCACCGCCCGGTAGCATGGTTACCGTGTGTCGGCCTCCGTACTGTGCCACCGGAATCTGCTCCACCTTGCGCTGGATTGGATTTTTGTGCTGTAGCTCGAATGCCGATACAGCACAACCCTACAGAATACAACACATATTCAATCGGAGCACGATAATTTTAACAGAAAACAAGGATCATTTGAAGGTGAAATCCAGTTGAATATCGTATAGCAGAAAAAATTATATAACTTCAGCAATTATAAAAACAAAAGACCGACATCATTGGCGCAACTTACCCGTTTGATTAACGGAGTGACTAAATCCTGGCTGAGACGGAACAGACGAAGTGCCATGTTTGatggaatatttttcaaaagaagaaaatttgcaattatttgTCTTGTACAACAGCCGAACAACCGAAAGGAAGACCGAGTTTTGGATAAAAACACGACTCGTACAAGACAgagcaaaataatttttgacagcagaccagagatgccaggtacttttttcaaatgtctgcaataataattttaaaagtctgggaagtacaaaaaatgtcaggaaagctagtgtaaccaaaagcctttatattcaaaaatctgcaaatatctgcaacaaaacataaaaatctgcaaatatctgcaaccaaactagaaaatctgcaaatatctgcgtcatccaaaaaatctgcagcttaaattaaaagtctgcgaatttgcagacttgtctgcaaatctggcatctctgcagcagacggaaaaaaattgttgttgaCTGTCTGGCCGGTGCTGCCAGTTTTGTTAAGTTTAGGATTGTTCAcattgttccagtaccagtacactgagaaacaaaaatatgttaGCATCTGGGAGGAAAAACAGACTCAATAAATGTGAATGTCATAGCGAGCCAGAATCAAACTGTCACTCTGAGCCACAAAAAAGTGAACATCAAGGAAATACGAGTATTGATGTCGTATTCTGGCTTGAAAATGCTTACGAACAATAAGTTTCCTTGATATTTTGTCTAGAATGGCAAAAgcacaatcgtgattcgctggttgggccacacacacagaaaaaaaatgttggtaaaaataagaggtTTTCACTCTTATGGCGTTTTCgattgaccccgaaactgagtcaggttctaatcCCAACCGCTagcagttcatacattttgacagcagttggggttagaaactaactcagttccgcttcaagcaaaaacgacattagcaaaaacaaccaatgcgtactcttagtttgaaaataaaactttcattttgattactattcttcattagctTGAAAGGAACACTTTTatcaaatacatatttgtatttggtacaattcaccaaattttgagtaaagttcaaataattcaaaagtaccttattcctagccttattccatggaagagctcgactgagtcgaatctctcgattTGTTTTTGACACTCTCATTCGCGATGAAAAACTCAACTCATGTTAAGTCTAAAAAAAACCTTTCCTTtgcgttgttttatttttctgttcTGATTTAATACACACCAAAATTTGGTTGtcgatttcagcaaacttttgctgaattttcatcagctgaaagTTTCAGTAATACAAGATGCCGAAAAATCGGCAATTTGAATTGAACCTAATTGACAGATTTGCTTTGCtaaaaattcagtaattcaaattgTCAACTTTACAGCGCAAATACCGgatttacagcaatccagcAAGGAGTACAGAGAATTCGGCGATTGCGccgtcaatttgacaatttgaattactgaattttaagCAAAGCGAATCTGTCGAACAGGTTCAATTCAAATTGCCGATTTTTCGGCATCTTGTATTGCTGAAACTTTCAGCTGTTGAAAATTCAGTAATCTTTCGCTGGCATTCggcgaaaaaaaattggatctgtagatttatttttatttttccggGCATCTTTTTTATTCCAACGTCTTCGGTTCAAACCGACGCGCTGCGAAATATTTCATTGGCTGTTGAAATATTTCGAGACGCATGTGCTTATGGGTGTCCAAATTGTTGCGCGCAGTAGTTGTATGAATTGCTGGATAGAAACGGATTTAAGAGTCCAAGTAAGTCGAAAACCGCTTGAACGTTTAGCATCACCTTTTTCctaaatcaatatatttattctaTTACTTTTCAACAGAAGAACATTAGTGCATAAATTGCATTCATTCTGCAACTCTGTGTACGACGAACTTGCTAAAGTATTAGTCCGGAATTAAATATTTCGTGGTTATCAAGCAATCTCTTCGGGCTATCCATGTCACTATTCTATTTTCTTCTATGGTGGAAAGCGTGAACCTTTTCTTGTTCCTTCAGGCCAGTTGTTCCTGATATTCCACGATACTTCACAGCAGTGCGTGATACATTCAATTGCCTGCACGCTTTTTTGACAAAACATGGTTCTGGTTGCTCGAATGCACTTTTGCATGACAGCCTTGATGTATTTGTACCTACTGTTtttagttttgcctttctcaaatagaaaggttatgcgatCACTCTAAAAAACGCCAAACTAATCCTAGACATTTGGAGTCTGCTACGTACATTCAAGTGCATCGAAAGCGATTTAGCATCAAAAGGCCGAAAAAAATAAGGCGAAATTTTAAAAGGCGAAAATTCAAAAGGCCTAATGCTAAAAAGGTCGACAAATCAAACGGCCGAAAACCTAAAAGGCGAAAATTCAAAAAGCCGAAAACCCAAAAAGGCCGAATCTCAAAgggcaaacttttttttattattcgattATTTCACATTGTGTTCTTCCTGATTGATTAATCGCCTCATGTTTGAGTAAATCGAGCAATCGGGCGGATTGCATGTTTACGTACGAAACATTTCCAATAAAAAAGAAGGATTAATACTCTAAAAATCCACCAAACCCTTTGTCAAATTGTGCATTCATTGCGATTTTAATTTAGACCGGGCAACCGAAGTGATCACAAGTGTGCATGCAAAGGTTATTTGGcatacagattcaaagaactgctcatatttgaaagaaggaatcaatccctaTTTTCGAGTAAACCGGGAATACGAACAGCTATGCAGTTGTAAGCAGCTGGCATGTAGCTCAAATGTTTGAGCATAACGGCAACTacctaaatatttaaataacttTAAATGAGTTTGTTTGCCAATAGTACTAATATTGTACTTGaaccaaaattaattagatTATTCTTCTTTGCCAATTAATAAAAACCATTTACGCCATATCACTTCAAGTCGCGTGCTGTCCAAAATCGCtgtcgctccgtcggacttaaactaatttatagaccctatgtttgagtaatccgggcaaacgagtggatcacaggtttgcttgcgaggggccgccgcttcggatccttggtctcggttatgcggcAAAGCCGTATTACACTGGCTTCGCCCCAAGTGCTAGAGCAGTGTAAAAACCGATGGTTGAATATATGTAAGATTATTAAATAAATCATCGTTTGAAAAACTTAGCGAAATTCACAAATGATGAAGTATATAAttcgaaagaacagctcatgatataaagaaagataataaggataattttaattattgaagcgcTGTATGGAAAACCAAAACTCACTGGCGATCATAATAATAATGgccaaaacaaaacatacgtcTGGGGGATcgcaattttacactatactATACTAAAACGTAAGTCAAGTCATAGCCAAGTATCCATAATTGCAAAAATGAACaagcataaaaatttcaaaaatgaatctcaaaagaactgctcatatttaaaagAAGGCAAAATCAACTATAAAATGTATTCactcgaaatataatcaatatcaGGTAATGGATAATAACACATTATTATCATTGCTTTGTTTGTTTCGTTCTATAAAAAAGTTTGCCATTCAAAATTTTGCCTTCTGAAAAGTTTGCCTTTTGAAATTCCGCCTTTTGATTTTTCAGCCTTTTGAATTCGGCCTTATATAATTTCGGCCTTATGATTTTCAGCCTTATGGCCTCGACCCAAAGActtttttgtccatttttttcgcaaatttttatatttgttggTGTAGGAACCACAAATTTGGTTGATCCAATACTGAGAAGCTGCCAAATTTTCAATATGATGGTTTCAATCAATCATATAATGAATCCTCAGACTGTCGATAAATCTTCTTATTCAATTAGTTGCTATTACAATTTTCTGGATATATTAATGTGTCAAGGGTTCATAATGCGCAGATACCCAGTTTCACTTGTTTCCATAATACACCCTCAGaatttcaatataaattttaaatcatctaATTTTTTTAGATCTACATCGCAAAAGATTATGATAGCGTTAGGTATTATCGtttaaaacaaatttctttTCGTATGTGTAGGGATTGAGACAGAGTGcgatagaaaatataaaaatgaaacaaatgaaaggTAGAGATTCAGGAGAGCGAAAATAGAAATGAAATTGTATGAGAGTAGAGAATAGATTGGAGATAGCTAGAAAGAAATGAGCTGAACAAAGCTCGTCAGTTGTGTGATTGACTTTGAACGAGGAAGTTCAGTATCTGAGTAGTCCGGACACGGCAGTATGTGGGACTTTATTTATATGAGAGCGAAGtattcttttgataatagtaaaACAAATACTTACAAGCCCTGTGGCATGCTCGTCAGTGTTCGCTACCAAACCATCCGCTCTGGAACAATCCTGAAATGGAACACCATGTGTAGCAACAGCACGTAGCAACATCGGTAACAACAGCGCGTAGCAACAGGGATAGCAACAACGGTAGCAACGCACTTATGAAATGCATAAGCGttcaatgaaatcaaaattgtGTAGCTTCATAAGTTGCAACTTATGGAATTCTTAAGCAGATTTGCGCCAGTGCACATAGATTAGTCAATTggtaaattttatttaattactAGGCTGATTTTCCGTAGTTATAAACTAAACTTCTACacgttactatgttttaattgccgcaaggttctactgtat encodes:
- the LOC131685362 gene encoding isocitrate dehydrogenase [NAD] subunit gamma, mitochondrial isoform X1 yields the protein MALRLFRLSQDLVTPLIKRGCAVSAFELQHKNPIQRKVEQIPVAQYGGRHTVTMLPGGGIGPELMNYVREVFRFAGVPVDFEIVDIDPASEGNEDLEYAIMSIKRNGVAIKGNIETKSESTGIVSRNVALRNELDLYVNVLHCKSFNAIPAHHQNVDVVIIRQNTEGEYAMLEHESVRGVVESMKVITVENAARVARFAFEFARNNNRKKVTTIHKANIMKLADGMFLKVARDVAKEYPDIQHNDMIIDNCCMQLVSNPHQFDVMNTTNLYGSITSNVLCGLVGGAGLFSGRNYGDHYAVFEPGTRNTGTSIAGKNVANPVAMLNAAVDMLYHLGHRYHADSISDALHKTIDVDGIHTPDLGGQNTSTEIVQKVLQHLAEKRTYWHHGSLDDI
- the LOC131685362 gene encoding isocitrate dehydrogenase [NAD] subunit gamma, mitochondrial isoform X3; the encoded protein is MALRLFRLSQDLVTPLIKRGCAVSAFELQHKNPIQRKVEQIPVAQYGGRHTVTMLPGGGIGPELMNYVREVFRFAGVPVDFEIVDIDPASEGNEDLEYAIMSIKRNGVAIKGNIETKSESTGIVSRNVALRNELDLYVNVLHCKSFNAIPAHHQNVDVVIIRQNTEGEYAMLEHESVRGVVESMKVITVENAARVARFAFEFARNNNRKKVTTIHKANIMKLADGMFLKVARDVAKEYPDIQHNDMIIDNCCMQLVSNPHQFDVMNTTNLYGSITSNVLCGLVGGAGLFSGRNYGDHYAVFEPGTRNTGTSIAGKNVANPVAMLNAAVDMLYHLGHRYHADSISDALHKTIDVDGIHTPDLGGQNTSTEIVQKVLQHLAEKRTY
- the LOC131685362 gene encoding isocitrate dehydrogenase [NAD] subunit gamma, mitochondrial isoform X2, whose product is MALRLFRLSQDLVTPLIKRGCAVSAFELQHKNPIQRKVEQIPVAQYGGRHTVTMLPGGGIGPELMNYVREVFRFAGVPVDFEIVDIDPASEGNEDLEYAIMSIKRNGVAIKGNIETKSESTGIVSRNVALRNELDLYVNVLHCKSFNAIPAHHQNVDVVIIRQNTEGEYAMLEHESVRGVVESMKVITVENAARVARFAFEFARNNNRKKVTTIHKANIMKLADGMFLKVARDVAKEYPDIQHNDMIIDNCCMQLVSNPHQFDVMNTTNLYGSITSNVLCGLVGGAGLFSGRNYGDHYAVFEPGTRNTGTSIAGKNVANPVAMLNAAVDMLYHLGHRYHADSISDALHKTIDVDGIHTPDLGGQNTSTEIVQKVLQHLAEKRTYWTPLQDK